The genomic stretch aacaattatattgcctaatacaattcctatcgcaagactaatctatataagtcaattaaaacatcgctaccacggcttccctaatcctgacatactagggggaattagctatgcataattaagggagaacaagaaataaagaaagaacaaataataaacattaaattaaattaaagagagaaaagggaagaaaggattcttcaaataaatgatccggaattgagcaagaataaaagtaacagtgtgtaAAGAAAGGGAGAAGAGTAACGTGCTAACTGggtgattacaaatgacatcctaactcctatttataagaaaataggagaacaattaaacctaatgacggaactagagcaaaaagcccaacccatcagcgaaatccactcgatcgagcacttaaggctctcgatcgagtgatattccttagcattcctctcgatcgaagacttctttccctttaatcactcgatcgaatagaattagctctcgatcgagcaaatgggctctcgatcgaatagaattagttctcgatcgagcacttctcagcgcgtaattcctgcttcgcgcactgaacttcaaacggctgccatttcttcgttacttggtcaaacagggtgattccggtggcgttggaaagctaagaggacaaaatttcatctccaatttgaatcacctgtatatctgttgtataactcgagatatggctcttacaagcaggaactagcaaattgaagcactctcttggttcgcctaacttccttactccaatgcgcatctcaaaatagtactttccaagctccgactcatctcatctcctaaatgcatgcgtagggacatgttttaggcttgattccgcatctctaagctcattcctgcaattaatataagaacttccaaagtatgcaattcggggcatattcgtagcaaataactactaaaatagcataaagatgcgtgcaagaatagactaaaaagactatataaaatgcacgtatcatgctccattcccgactcgcaggtccacatcacccttttcgagaggcatgatgttctttaggtcctgcaaataattacatagatgagaaccacaaccaatatcaagtacccaagttccaaaacttgcatggtttatctcaatcatatgaatataagatgacataccaacaggaacgacgcggcctgcttttatgtcctcacggtatacgggacagttcctcctccaatgtccagtcttgtaacaatggtggcactcaatgtcactgcccttgctctttgtcttgccctgtgagccactagtctcaccaggcccactcttaccgtttcctggcttcttgaactttggcttacctacagctaggtcgccatgagccttgcccttacctttacttttattggaaatcatgagaacatcctgcttcatgctcccactcaatttcatatccttctcggtctgtacaagaagggagtgtagctcatgaggactctttttcaagtcattcatgtagtagttcgccctgaaaagggcaaaaccatcatgaagagaatgaagcattcggtcaatgacaatgctctcactgattttccaattaagtgcctccaatttctcgacattcttaatcatgttaagaatgtgtgggctaaccggttggcccttttggagtttcgcatcaaagaagcgacaagtatgctcataagtaacaattctcggtgcctttgagaattcgttagtgagcgtggtgaaaatcttgtttgcaccttgggcaatgaagtgtctctgcaaattggtttccataatgaaatcactataagcgagtgactcgttgactcctgcattggggcctgggtttaccggtattggctcagttaagtacctgagcttaccgtcatcaatggcagcattccgtagtgctgcctcctagtccgcaaagttggacccgtcatttttcagacgtgtgaactgattcatgttgtccataaaaactttcagccaggacgcgcgatcaagtgtggcacttggcattgggatttcgttatttccagccatttgttgtaacagtaaaattaacgtgttctacactgcgaaaagaaaattgaataataagactatgcatcgatttgatttttaagtctaatgcaatactgttataacgcgaaaactcattcatttatacaattgaccttcctcaagaattatataaatgatcccaagactcaatttctgtaaattgataagcccacctcttggctaattctacctttagaattcttggtcgataaatttctgtaaattctatctttagtccattataatcacgagaaactcttcggactataatgttgagataaactaagtcaacacaaactacttacccaacgtagaaggggtcatattatgcctaccgatgaagaagggattcatagttgtttgcccttataaagactaatctcaatttccgttttagaggaagatcccatcaactttattttaattcattttaagtgaactaatatctagcatgcgtgaatgaataaactaaggtgatggcttaataagtatgtgacatctgtatgtccatgaaaactaacatacaatctatatgagtcaattttcatgcattttagtagtaggtggtttggtttaggcggaatatgatgcattaactagcatgtgaatgaaaaacaataagaatagtaaaaagtaaaaacaataataaagtcctagtgtggcctatcctatcaaaatgaacataaatacaagtttggaatccatccttggacccgagaagcttgtcttgttgttccatcttgatccatgtagcgggagtgagctccaacctccatctttagtcttctttgaaattacaataaataaaattacataataaacctatttattacattctaatttcaaaaacccaaaactaaagaaaaataaaggagattcgagatctcataattacataaaaattatgtttccttcattacgaaaacataatttgactaaggccacactaagtattacaaattacaaccgattgcaaaaatacgtaaattaaaccattcaaacgattcattcaactaaataaaatgtatcaactaaaaaaattaaacatgcaagacataattctttaactatgtagattaattttatccaaaccacccatttaaattatcaaattaagtgacaattcctcaattaatcacattaatttcaatcttaattcatattaaacttgtaatatgaatttaatccgtcaaaattttaaactgctttaaaatgattaggtatctatgaattatgaaccgcttcacaataattaattggccacaacaaacccaaaaaaaaaattctttaaaatttatctcggtaaaaaccgaaacaacccaaaaaaacttttctcgattttacagctaaaaccgaaaaaaaaacaaaaaaaaaattttttttaaaaatctgtccagcacgtgaacagtaacagaaaccaaaaaaaaaatttttacttTTCTCTCGGCTGGatagacaaaacaacaaaaacaacccgtttttatttctttcttcttgcggcttttctgtaaaaaccataacaaaacaaaaaaaattttttttattctggccactgtgaacagtaaccaagtgaacagtaacaggaaaaaaattttcttttctcggatgcttttcaaatcggcataaataAAAATAGCcgtaaaaaactttaatcggtttttcaggagaaaccgaaagaaaaaacagaaaatattttttttttaaagtactgttcatccgtgaacagtaacggaaacggAAGAAAAAATTacacggctcaaaaaaaattcagccgattaccttttttttcgcaaaccctaaatattgtttacaaacaattttatgaaaatcatcaaaattaaaattcgtggccttggctctgataccacttgtgggatttatcagTATACATCCCTTTatatttaaggactataacgaatttatcatgatgaaagcatgtcataaaataaattgcataaacaaaaaggtaaagagatgacgaaataaccttcggtcctagcttatatggcctatgaacaatatcgcaatgatattctcctatcagttgcacccaagatgatatgagaaatgccctttgattatgttagaatcgatcccaaaattaactaattaatctttaggtttttgtgtttttcgtagagatgagaggcaaaaGTGAGatggaaaaattaggttagaaaaattaacCTAATCCCTCTCTTAAACCGTGAAAAACAAGAAGAGAAGAATGGGTtttctttcttcttattttcggcccacataccgaaataaggagagttaatatctctttttttcggttattccaaaaatgtgtaaattgtcatctagtgaggatcgaacccatgacctcttggtttgagtaccctcactattaccactatgacacattcatcttgttgatattaaatataaccgattacatttaattacgaattaacagattaattcgtccaagctaacattacatacatttaattaaatataacttattatattcaatttacgaattgtgattaattcgtctcaactaatattatttaatcttcattaaataattgtctcatcaacacattgactaactgtttagtcatataaggcatcaatgtgattatatttctataaccacatctctcaaacacatcctataggtgtgacctttagggagcagttgatcaccgccatctgtatgataataacgtcaaactttctagcaagccaatagttattaggtaatcgttaatcaactgattaaaatacgaagtatacccttgtgaacctgtaagagatttacaaatgttatcacactaatttgtggaggacacaagctccaacaaaattAAGGTCGGATTTTGGGAGCAATAATCTCTACAATGGAAATGATGAGTTCAACCAGAAGAGAAGAGAATGGGTGAAACTGTGGCCCTTGAACATGAGCCTCGGGCATGGGTATGAGCATTTGGATATGAGTGCTTTGTATCCTGGTctgaaaaatgttcaaaactaCCAAGTAAAGCACCATGTTCTAATATTTGATCCAGGAGGATTCCCTAGCTGGTCACTCCTTAAGCATTCAAGTCAAGAGTAATACAGGTACTGGTAGACTGAACTCTACAGGCATGGTGCTGAGGTTCTTGCCTTTATTTGAccaaatttgaggtcaaattctttGAACTTGGGGGGTTTGCAGCAGGAGCTAAGAGAATtggtttttatggtttttgatcaAATGGAATTTGAggcaaattcttttgaagaaaggggGTTTGTAACAGGAGTTTATACATTGCATTTTTTACAAGAGAACAAGCCATGAGATTATCCAAAACAATAGCATTTCCATAACATTCTGGCAGAATTGAGCTGAGTAATGGCTTTGttcaaatgctcatatcttgAGTTTAACTTAACCAAAAATTATGTTCTTTATATGTATAAAATGTTAACAATGTCATATTTCTCATGGACTTGGAATGGTGAAGTTTCACCGTGTGGATTTTCCTCAGTAATCCCTCAAAGGCTGGCATGATTTCATGTTCCAGTTAAAGCATTTCTGGCCTGAACTTACTAACAGTTTAATAACTCAAGATTCAGGCTATGTTCTTGCGTGATTCCAGTTGGAGATTAGATTTGGTATATGGTTCACCTTGTAGATCATCTTGAGTCAAGAGTTATGCCCTCTGAAAACTGCCACTGCTTGCTGAAATGTACAGCACAGGTTCAGCCTGACCTGTCAGTACTAAAATGATCATACCTCGCAAACCAGGCAACCCCTTGGcataattccaattggagatggAAGCTAACTCATTTAGCTTCAATTTGGCTATTCATGGGTCTTCCAATTCCACCTGATCAAGAGGTTATGACATTTGCAAAATGCCCCTGAATGCTGAATTGGACAACTTAGTTCAGGATTGACCTGCTAGCACTCAAAACGTGCATAACTCATAATCCAGGAACCCATttcatgtgattccaattggaaattAAAGACAAcgcttttatatttcatttggtATATGTGGGGTATGCTATTTCATTTTGAGGAGCAAGTTATGGTCTCTGCAAGATGGGTCTGATTTCAATAATGCCATCAATAGTAACATGTGTGCATCAGTAACATTTTTGTCTTCCTCCCCTAAATGGCACGTTTAAATGATGGATATTAGTCCCTAAATAGTCCTAAGTATGTGAGCATTATATTGGAGCAAAGCAAGACCTTTTTTGAGTGAGAATATGCACAGGACAACAGTTGGAAAACAAGGTGGTCCAAGGAAAGCGACATCTTGTCCTCATTTCCTTCTTGTCTCCTCTTTACTGGTTTCTACTGCTAGAAGCAGCATTGAGCCACAAAACAAGACAAAGCATAGCTCCTTCTTGTCCAAATAGTAGTACATCAATCCTTTAATGTATTTTGTTCTCTTCCAATATGATAAATTGACCATTGGATTAAAGTAGTTAGAAACCAATGGTTAGATTGTTCTTTTAAGTTTATTAGGGTATCATTGGTTGAACTTGTACCTTGTTTGTAAAGACATAATTTGATGAATGAAAAATATTGCTTTGTGCAAAACAAATCGCCTTCCTTCGTGGAGTCATTCTTCCTTCGTGGAGTAGCCTTAATCTCGACCTTCGTGGCTTGATTAAGAAAACGAGTTAAGCTTACCTTTGTGGATCAGGGTCGGCCCTGTGGGTGTGCAACCTGGGCAGCCACACAGGGCCCAATCCAACACGTCTTGctactataaaaaaaaaaattaaataaattcggGAATATCCGTTGAGCGGGGAAATAGGTGTGTAGAACAAGTCACTAGATTACGTCAACCAGTCTAATCATTACCCAAAATCTTTCCTATTCTCAAAATCTCAATTTACTCatcttttcccaaaaaaaaacccTTTTAGTTCCTCAAATATAATCATtcctaattaaaataaaattccataaaaaaatcaatcaatttaatctcaGTATTACAGTAAACTTGCAGACTTATTTTCGCTTATGAGGTaattttgttgtttttatttttattttaatctttaaAATTATTTTATTGTTGAATTATTGAATTATTTAATTGTATGATTACAATTTTGGGTGTGATTTAATTTGTTTTGATCAAAATCATCATTTTCGAGTACTTGATCAAGATTAATAGATTATGTTTTTCTTTGTTTGTACAGGAAAGATTGAAAGCGCTTGGAGAGTTACAGTCTTGACGATTAATTGAGATTAATCTTGAATGCTTTGTGACAAGTCAAAATAATTAGGTGTTTTCTTACCATCTCATTAATCTAATTAATTGCTTTGTTATTAAAATGTCTTCCAAAACTAAGAAAATATGACTCCGGTTATGAAAAcgtaagaaaaagaaaaaaattgaagagTTAACtagatcacaaaagggtgcaCTTGATAAATTTATAATAAAAGATGTTAATGCTGATAATGGTGGGAATTTGAATGAAAATGATGATAATGTCCCTAGTAATGTACCACTTGATAAGCCAACTGATAGAAATGCCAGTAACAGCAACCGTGATacaaattttgaaattaatgtgGATGACATTGATCATATTTTACATGATGAGAGTGTAGAAAATGATGATAATGCCATTAATCATGCTGCAAATGTTAAGAATGTTGGTTTTGATACTTCTAAATGTGATATGTATGATCCTAGAAATTGGGATAAATTAGATGCTAAAACAATAAACGATTTAGCAGTTAAGGGTCCAAAGAGGGATTTGAGTATTGAGAATAGGCctaatgataaattaaatagaCACTTCTCATCAAAATTTTATACAAGAATTCTACCAAATTACGAAAAATGTGATAGAGAATGGCTTGTTTACTCTAAAGATTTTGATAaagtgttttgtttttgttgcaaGTTATTTAGAAAATGGCAAGGATGAGGTGAATTAGTAAGTGGAGGATTTAATAATTGGGGTCACTTTGGTGAAAGACTTAAACAACATGAAATGAGTGCAGAACATGTAAATAGTATGACGAGTTGGTATGAATTACGTTCTAGACTAGGTAATAATAAAGCAATTGATGGAGTAGCTCAAAAACAttcacaaaaagaaaaagaatacgGGAAGAATGTTCTAATAAGAGTTATTTCAATTGTAAAATTCCTTGGAAAACGTAATCTAGCTTTTCGTGGTTCTAATGAGAAATTGTATGAAACTAGTAATGGGAACTTTTTGGGTTTAGTTTAGATGGTAAGTGAGTTTGATCCTGTTATCCAAGAGCATGTGAGTCGTATAACAAGCAAAGATACTCAATATCACTATCTCGGTCATAGAATCCAAAATGAGTTGATAAATTTGTTGGCTTCTAACATAAAATCTGTAATTATCAAGAAAATTAAACAAGCCAAGTACTTTTCTGTTATCCTTGATTGTATACCTGACATTAGTCATAACGAGCAAATGTACATGATATTGTGATATGTGGATATTTCTTTGGATGATTTTATAGTTGAAGAATATTTTTTAGGATTTTTACATGTAAATGATACTACTAGTTTAGGATTATTTGATGCCTTACAAAATGAGTTGAAATCGCTTGATCTTGATATTGATAACATTAGATGCCAAGGTTATGATAATGATTCTAACATGAAAGGAAAACACCAAGGAGTACAAAAACGATTATTAGATTTAAATCCAAGAGCTTTTTATACACCTTGTGGTTGTCATAGTTTAAATTTGGCATTGTGTGATATAGCAAATACATGTGTTAAGGCCACAGACTTCTTTGGAATCATACAATGGATTTATACATTATTTGCTCATTCTACAAAGAGGTGGCAGATTTTAAAGGAGGTTTGACTCCTAAACCATTGTCAGCCACACGTTGGGAAAGTCGTATTAATAGTGTAATAGCAATCAGATTTCAAATGATGGAAATTAGAGAAGCTTTGCTTGAAGTTGGAGAAGCGGGTAATGATTGTAAGATTAGAAGTGAGCTAAATCTCTAGCAATGAATGAACTTGGTAATTTTGAGTTTATGGTGTCAATAGTTATTTGGTATGaaatattatattttattaacGAGGTTAGTAAACATTTGCAAAGAAAAGATATGCTCATTGATGTTGCTATTCAACAAGTGAACGCATTAATTTCAACTTTTGATAAGTATAGAGAAAATGGTTTTTCTAAAGCTCTCGACACTGCCAGACAAATAGCTAATGATATGAATATTGATCCTTGTTTTCCTAAAAGACGTGAAATCCAAAGGAAAAAACAGTTTGATGAGAGCTCACATGATTCATCGCGAATATCCGAGGAAGAATCGTTTAGGATTAATTATTTTTTGTATCTTATTGATCAAGCAATATCTTCACTCAAAAAAAGGTTTGAACAATACAAAGAATATGAAAATATATTCGGGTTTATGTTCTCCACTGACAAGTTGTGCTCTGTCAATGATTCAATGTTAGAgtcttcactactacaaatccaggcaactacaacgcccctttatcaacgattattcacgaaaatcacaatagacgttgtagaatgaatggcgcgaattttactaaaatcaattaccacgggtatggttataaaaaccgttgttattcgttttaacaacgggtcacacatgaacaaccgttgttaataatttggcgcaaaattgcgcaaagttagtgaaaagtaatcacaacggttatttttgaaacccgttgttaaaacttatttaacaacgggttttttttacaaccgttgttaaaacatatttcacaacggttgttgtttaataaccgttgtcaataccttccatactctaaaccacacaaacacaagtctgctgtgaccacaaaacacaaaccttaatacatacacaaacacaaacccaaagaagaaaccaaacacaaacacaaaacacacactttctcatcgtctctttctctctttctcatcgtcgctttatcttctcgccgtcactgttgatttcatcgtctctttacgtacgttctgtaattatcaggtttgtttcatcgtcattattttatttttctaattatttcatttccatgtatgtgtttttatcgaccattaggttccgttcagcatttgctaattatttcatttccatcttctttggcgtccttcagtacggatcaagcatagtaagagtcttaaggatgatatcattcattttgttggagtttggagtttgttttgaaagattaaggagagggttaatttatttggagtttgttttagcagttagggtttggagaatatattgagataatggaaatgcatgttagttgagataatgcaatgtatttatactaagcaatgtgtgggttgagttgttttttaattaatatatatgttaggaagttgtgccataatcaacatcatcatatctctcaatctcGCTTCAAATCTTATTGGACAAGAATGGCGTAATAACACGGATCTTGATGATGAtcgatctatggagttgaaaaaatggaagcaaatcaaacaagcataactcaacactttcaaaatgatcatttcatttaattttaaaccaa from Silene latifolia isolate original U9 population chromosome 2, ASM4854445v1, whole genome shotgun sequence encodes the following:
- the LOC141634831 gene encoding uncharacterized protein LOC141634831, with protein sequence MGETVALEHEPRAWEDSLAGHSLSIQVKSNTELTRSQKGALDKFIIKDVNADNGGNLNENDDNVPSNVPLDKPTDRNASNSNRDTNFEINVDDIDHILHDESVENDDNAINHAANVKNVGFDTSKCDMYDPRNWDKLDAKTINDLAVKGPKRDLSIENRPNDKLNRHFSSKFYTRILPNYEKCDREWLVYSKDFDKVFCFCCKLFRKWQG